From Dermochelys coriacea isolate rDerCor1 chromosome 9, rDerCor1.pri.v4, whole genome shotgun sequence, one genomic window encodes:
- the TNK2 gene encoding activated CDC42 kinase 1 isoform X5, which translates to MRRFEVLRRSFPFLARFRVYRTLPCSMESDEGTDWLLELLTEVQLQQYFLRIRDDLNVTRLSHFEYVKNEDLEKIGMGRPGQRRLWEAVKRRKAICKRKSWMSKVFSGKRPEAEFPLQPQPPFPKLSSPSPAEEGQQALTCLISERDLMLFEKLGDGSFGVVRRGEWGTPTGKTLTVAVKCLKTDVLSQPEALDDFIREVNAMHSLDHCNLIRLYGVVLSPPMKMVTELAPLGSLLDRLRKNQGHFLISTLCQYAIQIAKGMAYLESKRFIHRDLAARNILLASNNLVKIGDFGLMRALPKNDDHYVMQEHRKVPFAWCAPESLKTRTFSHASDTWMFGVTLWEMFTYGQEPWVGLSGSQILHKIDKEGERLPRPEDCPQDIYNVMLQCWAHKPEDRPTFVALRDFLLEAQPTDMRALQDVEEPEKLHIQMNDVITVIEGRAENYWWRGQNKRTLKVGQFPRNTVTSVAGLSAHDISQPLKNSFIHTGHGDTNSQHCWGFPDKIDELYLGNPMDPPDVLGVDLNAARPTQLPGRAKKPSYDPVSGEDDSLSTGLKRLCLRKPGPPKGLKLVKPSAWVSGTKVGERQPSRAKGGGTSCGEAPLIDFGDEPPPTAPSPVGELGAPSLARLAMEAFSLLDKTPPQSPTQALPRPLHPTPVVDWDARPLPPPPAYDDVAQDETDFEVCSINSVEGLAGRPAWAEDEKAAGEWGSAPLEDNLFLPPHGAKQPSLAQTTEIFQELQQECMKRLHVPQGPGEDKPQIPPRVPIPPRPLRRNEPGRWSGELSPASGGEEDRPPQIPPRDPLSQPTSRTPSPMALQVGSPQQRASLCSPLALAACLSTSPGKAMPTTQSFASDPKYATPKVILAQDKDSARGPCILPIVKDGRKVSNTHYYLLPERPAYLHKYEKFFKEAQSPEEPAPRVVSTATVRPRVQQSNCSANNSNPGPRGALRASCSVQTIIYDSSDGCRAAEKVQLVQEMVHGVTTEECQAALQNHGWSVQRAIQYLKVVTAAGREAESDLERAPPTSAVPSRHIGLSQPEQGWRARSRAESLTRGSGLARGSPQDPAGGHPGARWGIVL; encoded by the exons ATGCGTCGCTTCGAGGTGCTGCGCCGCTCCTTCCCGTTCCTGGCCCGCTTCCGGGTCTATCGC ACGCTGCCCTGTAGCATGGAGTCAGACGAGGGCACAGACTGGCTCCTGGAGCTCCTGACcgaggtgcagctgcagcagtacttCCTGCGCATCCGCGATGACCTCAACGTCACCCGCCTCTCGCACTTCGAGTACGTCAAAAATGAGGATCTGGAGAAGATCGGCATGGGGCGGCCTG GCCAGCGGCGGCTGTGGGAAGCCGTGAAGCGCAGGAAAGCCATATGCAAGCGCAAGTCGTGGATGAGCAAG gtGTTCAGCGGGAAACGCCCCGAGGCAGAGTtcccactccagccccagccccccttccccaagctctCCAGCCCGTCGCCCGCCGAGGAGGGACAGCAGGCCCTGACCTGCCTAATCAGCGAGAGGGACCTGATGCTCTTCGAGAAGCTGGGCGACGGCTCCTTTGGCGTGGTGCGGCGCGGCGAGTGGGGCACGCCCACTGGCAAGACG CTCACCGTGGCTGTGAAGTGTCTCAAGACGGATGTGCTGAGCCAGCCGGAGGCGCTGGACGACTTCATCCGGGAGGTGAATGCCATGCACTCTCTGGACCACTGCAACCTGATCCGGCTCTACGGCGTGGTGCTCTCGCCCCCCATGAAGATG GTGACGGAGCTGGCCCCGCTGGGCTCCCTGCTGGACCGGCTACGGAAGAACCAGGGCCATTTCCTCATCTCCACACTGTGCCAGTACGCCATCCAGATTGCCAAGGGCATGGCCTACCTGGAGTCCAAGCGCTTCATCCACCGCGACCTGGCTGCCCGCAACATCCTGCTGGCCTCCAACAACCTGGTCAAGATCGGCGACTTTGGGCTCATGCGGGCGCTGCCCAAGAACGACGACCACTATGTCATGCAGGAGCACCGCAAGGTGCCCTTCGCCTG GTGTGCCCCGGAGAGCCTGAAGACGCGCACCTTCTCGCACGCCAGCGACACCTGGATGTTCGGGGTTACCCTCTGGGAAATGTTCACCTACGGGCAGGAGCCATGGGTCGGCCTCAGCGGCAGCCAG ATCCTCCACAAGATTGACAAGGAGGGCGAGCGGCTGCCGCGGCCCGAGGACTGCCCTCAGGACATCTACAATGTCATGCTGCAATGCTGGGCGCACAAGCCCGAGGACCGGCCCACCTTCGTGGCCCTGCGCGACTTCTTGCTGGAG GCCCAGCCCACGGACATGAGGGCCCTGCAGGACGTGGAAGAGCCGGAGAAGCTGCACATCCAGATGAACGACGTCATCACAGTCATCGAGGGCAG GGCTGAGAATTATTGGTGGCGGGGTCAGAATAAGAGGACCCTTAAAGTGGGGCAGTTCCCCCGAAACACAGTGACCTCCGTGGCAGGGCTGTCGGCCCACGACATCAGCCAGCCGCTAAAAAACAGCTTCATCCACACTGGCCATGGAGACACCAACTCCCAGCACTGCTGGGGCTTCCCCGATAAGATCGATGA GCTGTACCTGGGAAACCCCATGGACCCTCCCGATGTGCTAGGCGTGGACCTGAACGCAGCCAGACCCACCCAGCTCCCGGGCCGGGCGAAAA AGCCCTCGTACGACCCCGTCAGCGGGGAGGACGACTCCCTCTCCACGGGCCTCAAGCGGCTGTGCCTGAGGAAGCCGGGCCCCCCGAAGGGGCTGAAGCTGGTGAAGCCTTCAGCCTGGGTGTCGGGCACCAAGGTGGGCGAGCGGCAGCCGAGCCGGGCCAAGGGCGGGGGCACCTCCTGTGGCGAGGCGCCCCTGATCGACTTTGGGGACgagcctccccccaccgccccctcgCCAGTCGGGGAGCTGGGCGCCCCCTCCCTCGCCAGGCTGGCCATGGAGGCTTTCTCCCTGCTGGACAAGACGCCCCCCCAGAGCCCCACACAAGCACTGCCCcggcccctccaccccaccccggtGGTGGACTGGGACGCACGGCCCCTGCCCCCGCCGCCGGCCTATGACGACGTGGCCCAGGACGAGACCGACTTCGAGGTGTGCTCCATAAACAGCGTggaggggctggcggggcggCCGGCCTGGGCCGAGGACGAGAAGGCAGCGGGGGAGTGGGGCTCGGCGCCGCTGGAGGACAACCTCTTCCTGCCGCCCCACGGGGCCAAGCAGCCGAGCCTGGCGCAGACTACCGAGatcttccaggagctgcagcaggaatGCATGAAGCGGCTGCACGTGCCCCAGGGCCCCGGCGAGGACAAGCCGCAGATCCCGCCCCGCGTGCCCATCCCGCCCCGGCCCCTGCGGAGGAACGAGCCCGGCCGCTGGTCGGGGGAGCTGTCCCCGGCCTCGGGGGGTGAGGAAGACCGGCCGCCCCAGATCCCGCCCCGCGACCCCTTGTCCCAGCCCACCTCCAGGACTCCCAGCCCCATGGCACTGCAGGTGGGCTCCCCGCAGCAAAGGGCCAGCCTCTGCTCCCCCTTGGCCCTGGCTGCCTGCCTCTCCACCTCCCCGGGCAAGGCCATGCCCACCACGCAGAGCTTCGCCTCCGACCCCAAGTACGCCACGCCCAAGGTCATCCTGGCGCAGGACAAGGACAGCGCCAGGGGCCCCTGCATCCTGCCCATTGTCAAGGACGGCCGGAAGGTGAGCAACACCCACTACTACCTGCTGCCCGAGCGCCCAGCCTACCTGCACAAGTACGAGAAGTTCTTCAaggaagcccagagccctgaggaGCCGGCGCCCCGCGTGGTCAGCACCGCCACCGTCCGGCCCAGGGTGCAGCAGTCCAACTGCTCGGCCAACAACAGCAACCCCGGCCCCCGGGGGGCGCTCAGGGCCTCCTGCAGCGTCCAGACCATCATCTACGACAGCAGCGATGGCTGCCGGGCCGCCGAGAAAGTGCAGCTG GTGCAAGAGATGGTGCACGGCGTGACCACCGAGGAGTGCCAGGCCGCCCTGCAGAACCATGGCTGGAGCGTCCAGCGGGCCATCCAGTATCTGAAG
- the TNK2 gene encoding activated CDC42 kinase 1 isoform X7, giving the protein MRRFEVLRRSFPFLARFRVYRTLPCSMESDEGTDWLLELLTEVQLQQYFLRIRDDLNVTRLSHFEYVKNEDLEKIGMGRPGQRRLWEAVKRRKAICKRKSWMSKVFSGKRPEAEFPLQPQPPFPKLSSPSPAEEGQQALTCLISERDLMLFEKLGDGSFGVVRRGEWGTPTGKTLTVAVKCLKTDVLSQPEALDDFIREVNAMHSLDHCNLIRLYGVVLSPPMKMVTELAPLGSLLDRLRKNQGHFLISTLCQYAIQIAKGMAYLESKRFIHRDLAARNILLASNNLVKIGDFGLMRALPKNDDHYVMQEHRKVPFAWCAPESLKTRTFSHASDTWMFGVTLWEMFTYGQEPWVGLSGSQILHKIDKEGERLPRPEDCPQDIYNVMLQCWAHKPEDRPTFVALRDFLLEAQPTDMRALQDVEEPEKLHIQMNDVITVIEGRAENYWWRGQNKRTLKVGQFPRNTVTSVAGLSAHDISQPLKNSFIHTGHGDTNSQHCWGFPDKIDELYLGNPMDPPDVLGVDLNAARPTQLPGRAKKPSYDPVSGEDDSLSTGLKRLCLRKPGPPKGLKLVKPSAWVSGTKVGERQPSRAKGGGTSCGEAPLIDFGDEPPPTAPSPVGELGAPSLARLAMEAFSLLDKTPPQSPTQALPRPLHPTPVVDWDARPLPPPPAYDDVAQDETDFEVCSINSVEGLAGRPAWAEDEKAAGEWGSAPLEDNLFLPPHGAKQPSLAQTTEIFQELQQECMKRLHVPQGPGEDKPQIPPRVPIPPRPLRRNEPGRWSGELSPASGGEEDRPPQIPPRDPLSQPTSRTPSPMALQVGSPQQRASLCSPLALAACLSTSPGKAMPTTQSFASDPKYATPKVILAQDKDSARGPCILPIVKDGRKVSNTHYYLLPERPAYLHKYEKFFKEAQSPEEPAPRVVSTATVRPRVQQSNCSANNSNPGPRGALRASCSVQTIIYDSSDGCRAAEKVQLVQEMVHGVTTEECQAALQNHGWSVQRAIQYLKVEQLFCVGLKTRGECHRVLEMFDWNLEQASCHLLDPTSAARQKW; this is encoded by the exons ATGCGTCGCTTCGAGGTGCTGCGCCGCTCCTTCCCGTTCCTGGCCCGCTTCCGGGTCTATCGC ACGCTGCCCTGTAGCATGGAGTCAGACGAGGGCACAGACTGGCTCCTGGAGCTCCTGACcgaggtgcagctgcagcagtacttCCTGCGCATCCGCGATGACCTCAACGTCACCCGCCTCTCGCACTTCGAGTACGTCAAAAATGAGGATCTGGAGAAGATCGGCATGGGGCGGCCTG GCCAGCGGCGGCTGTGGGAAGCCGTGAAGCGCAGGAAAGCCATATGCAAGCGCAAGTCGTGGATGAGCAAG gtGTTCAGCGGGAAACGCCCCGAGGCAGAGTtcccactccagccccagccccccttccccaagctctCCAGCCCGTCGCCCGCCGAGGAGGGACAGCAGGCCCTGACCTGCCTAATCAGCGAGAGGGACCTGATGCTCTTCGAGAAGCTGGGCGACGGCTCCTTTGGCGTGGTGCGGCGCGGCGAGTGGGGCACGCCCACTGGCAAGACG CTCACCGTGGCTGTGAAGTGTCTCAAGACGGATGTGCTGAGCCAGCCGGAGGCGCTGGACGACTTCATCCGGGAGGTGAATGCCATGCACTCTCTGGACCACTGCAACCTGATCCGGCTCTACGGCGTGGTGCTCTCGCCCCCCATGAAGATG GTGACGGAGCTGGCCCCGCTGGGCTCCCTGCTGGACCGGCTACGGAAGAACCAGGGCCATTTCCTCATCTCCACACTGTGCCAGTACGCCATCCAGATTGCCAAGGGCATGGCCTACCTGGAGTCCAAGCGCTTCATCCACCGCGACCTGGCTGCCCGCAACATCCTGCTGGCCTCCAACAACCTGGTCAAGATCGGCGACTTTGGGCTCATGCGGGCGCTGCCCAAGAACGACGACCACTATGTCATGCAGGAGCACCGCAAGGTGCCCTTCGCCTG GTGTGCCCCGGAGAGCCTGAAGACGCGCACCTTCTCGCACGCCAGCGACACCTGGATGTTCGGGGTTACCCTCTGGGAAATGTTCACCTACGGGCAGGAGCCATGGGTCGGCCTCAGCGGCAGCCAG ATCCTCCACAAGATTGACAAGGAGGGCGAGCGGCTGCCGCGGCCCGAGGACTGCCCTCAGGACATCTACAATGTCATGCTGCAATGCTGGGCGCACAAGCCCGAGGACCGGCCCACCTTCGTGGCCCTGCGCGACTTCTTGCTGGAG GCCCAGCCCACGGACATGAGGGCCCTGCAGGACGTGGAAGAGCCGGAGAAGCTGCACATCCAGATGAACGACGTCATCACAGTCATCGAGGGCAG GGCTGAGAATTATTGGTGGCGGGGTCAGAATAAGAGGACCCTTAAAGTGGGGCAGTTCCCCCGAAACACAGTGACCTCCGTGGCAGGGCTGTCGGCCCACGACATCAGCCAGCCGCTAAAAAACAGCTTCATCCACACTGGCCATGGAGACACCAACTCCCAGCACTGCTGGGGCTTCCCCGATAAGATCGATGA GCTGTACCTGGGAAACCCCATGGACCCTCCCGATGTGCTAGGCGTGGACCTGAACGCAGCCAGACCCACCCAGCTCCCGGGCCGGGCGAAAA AGCCCTCGTACGACCCCGTCAGCGGGGAGGACGACTCCCTCTCCACGGGCCTCAAGCGGCTGTGCCTGAGGAAGCCGGGCCCCCCGAAGGGGCTGAAGCTGGTGAAGCCTTCAGCCTGGGTGTCGGGCACCAAGGTGGGCGAGCGGCAGCCGAGCCGGGCCAAGGGCGGGGGCACCTCCTGTGGCGAGGCGCCCCTGATCGACTTTGGGGACgagcctccccccaccgccccctcgCCAGTCGGGGAGCTGGGCGCCCCCTCCCTCGCCAGGCTGGCCATGGAGGCTTTCTCCCTGCTGGACAAGACGCCCCCCCAGAGCCCCACACAAGCACTGCCCcggcccctccaccccaccccggtGGTGGACTGGGACGCACGGCCCCTGCCCCCGCCGCCGGCCTATGACGACGTGGCCCAGGACGAGACCGACTTCGAGGTGTGCTCCATAAACAGCGTggaggggctggcggggcggCCGGCCTGGGCCGAGGACGAGAAGGCAGCGGGGGAGTGGGGCTCGGCGCCGCTGGAGGACAACCTCTTCCTGCCGCCCCACGGGGCCAAGCAGCCGAGCCTGGCGCAGACTACCGAGatcttccaggagctgcagcaggaatGCATGAAGCGGCTGCACGTGCCCCAGGGCCCCGGCGAGGACAAGCCGCAGATCCCGCCCCGCGTGCCCATCCCGCCCCGGCCCCTGCGGAGGAACGAGCCCGGCCGCTGGTCGGGGGAGCTGTCCCCGGCCTCGGGGGGTGAGGAAGACCGGCCGCCCCAGATCCCGCCCCGCGACCCCTTGTCCCAGCCCACCTCCAGGACTCCCAGCCCCATGGCACTGCAGGTGGGCTCCCCGCAGCAAAGGGCCAGCCTCTGCTCCCCCTTGGCCCTGGCTGCCTGCCTCTCCACCTCCCCGGGCAAGGCCATGCCCACCACGCAGAGCTTCGCCTCCGACCCCAAGTACGCCACGCCCAAGGTCATCCTGGCGCAGGACAAGGACAGCGCCAGGGGCCCCTGCATCCTGCCCATTGTCAAGGACGGCCGGAAGGTGAGCAACACCCACTACTACCTGCTGCCCGAGCGCCCAGCCTACCTGCACAAGTACGAGAAGTTCTTCAaggaagcccagagccctgaggaGCCGGCGCCCCGCGTGGTCAGCACCGCCACCGTCCGGCCCAGGGTGCAGCAGTCCAACTGCTCGGCCAACAACAGCAACCCCGGCCCCCGGGGGGCGCTCAGGGCCTCCTGCAGCGTCCAGACCATCATCTACGACAGCAGCGATGGCTGCCGGGCCGCCGAGAAAGTGCAGCTG GTGCAAGAGATGGTGCACGGCGTGACCACCGAGGAGTGCCAGGCCGCCCTGCAGAACCATGGCTGGAGCGTCCAGCGGGCCATCCAGTATCTGAAG
- the TNK2 gene encoding activated CDC42 kinase 1 isoform X6 encodes MRRFEVLRRSFPFLARFRVYRTLPCSMESDEGTDWLLELLTEVQLQQYFLRIRDDLNVTRLSHFEYVKNEDLEKIGMGRPGQRRLWEAVKRRKAICKRKSWMSKVFSGKRPEAEFPLQPQPPFPKLSSPSPAEEGQQALTCLISERDLMLFEKLGDGSFGVVRRGEWGTPTGKTLTVAVKCLKTDVLSQPEALDDFIREVNAMHSLDHCNLIRLYGVVLSPPMKMVTELAPLGSLLDRLRKNQGHFLISTLCQYAIQIAKGMAYLESKRFIHRDLAARNILLASNNLVKIGDFGLMRALPKNDDHYVMQEHRKVPFAWCAPESLKTRTFSHASDTWMFGVTLWEMFTYGQEPWVGLSGSQILHKIDKEGERLPRPEDCPQDIYNVMLQCWAHKPEDRPTFVALRDFLLEAQPTDMRALQDVEEPEKLHIQMNDVITVIEGRAENYWWRGQNKRTLKVGQFPRNTVTSVAGLSAHDISQPLKNSFIHTGHGDTNSQHCWGFPDKIDELYLGNPMDPPDVLGVDLNAARPTQLPGRAKREPPPRPPQPAILLSKPSYDPVSGEDDSLSTGLKRLCLRKPGPPKGLKLVKPSAWVSGTKVGERQPSRAKGGGTSCGEAPLIDFGDEPPPTAPSPVGELGAPSLARLAMEAFSLLDKTPPQSPTQALPRPLHPTPVVDWDARPLPPPPAYDDVAQDETDFEVCSINSVEGLAGRPAWAEDEKAAGEWGSAPLEDNLFLPPHGAKQPSLAQTTEIFQELQQECMKRLHVPQGPGEDKPQIPPRVPIPPRPLRRNEPGRWSGELSPASGGEEDRPPQIPPRDPLSQPTSRTPSPMALQVGSPQQRASLCSPLALAACLSTSPGKAMPTTQSFASDPKYATPKVILAQDKDSARGPCILPIVKDGRKVSNTHYYLLPERPAYLHKYEKFFKEAQSPEEPAPRVVSTATVRPRVQQSNCSANNSNPGPRGALRASCSVQTIIYDSSDGCRAAEKVQLVQEMVHGVTTEECQAALQNHGWSVQRAIQYLKVEQLFCVGLKTRGECHRVLEMFDWNLEQASCHLLDPTSAARQKW; translated from the exons ATGCGTCGCTTCGAGGTGCTGCGCCGCTCCTTCCCGTTCCTGGCCCGCTTCCGGGTCTATCGC ACGCTGCCCTGTAGCATGGAGTCAGACGAGGGCACAGACTGGCTCCTGGAGCTCCTGACcgaggtgcagctgcagcagtacttCCTGCGCATCCGCGATGACCTCAACGTCACCCGCCTCTCGCACTTCGAGTACGTCAAAAATGAGGATCTGGAGAAGATCGGCATGGGGCGGCCTG GCCAGCGGCGGCTGTGGGAAGCCGTGAAGCGCAGGAAAGCCATATGCAAGCGCAAGTCGTGGATGAGCAAG gtGTTCAGCGGGAAACGCCCCGAGGCAGAGTtcccactccagccccagccccccttccccaagctctCCAGCCCGTCGCCCGCCGAGGAGGGACAGCAGGCCCTGACCTGCCTAATCAGCGAGAGGGACCTGATGCTCTTCGAGAAGCTGGGCGACGGCTCCTTTGGCGTGGTGCGGCGCGGCGAGTGGGGCACGCCCACTGGCAAGACG CTCACCGTGGCTGTGAAGTGTCTCAAGACGGATGTGCTGAGCCAGCCGGAGGCGCTGGACGACTTCATCCGGGAGGTGAATGCCATGCACTCTCTGGACCACTGCAACCTGATCCGGCTCTACGGCGTGGTGCTCTCGCCCCCCATGAAGATG GTGACGGAGCTGGCCCCGCTGGGCTCCCTGCTGGACCGGCTACGGAAGAACCAGGGCCATTTCCTCATCTCCACACTGTGCCAGTACGCCATCCAGATTGCCAAGGGCATGGCCTACCTGGAGTCCAAGCGCTTCATCCACCGCGACCTGGCTGCCCGCAACATCCTGCTGGCCTCCAACAACCTGGTCAAGATCGGCGACTTTGGGCTCATGCGGGCGCTGCCCAAGAACGACGACCACTATGTCATGCAGGAGCACCGCAAGGTGCCCTTCGCCTG GTGTGCCCCGGAGAGCCTGAAGACGCGCACCTTCTCGCACGCCAGCGACACCTGGATGTTCGGGGTTACCCTCTGGGAAATGTTCACCTACGGGCAGGAGCCATGGGTCGGCCTCAGCGGCAGCCAG ATCCTCCACAAGATTGACAAGGAGGGCGAGCGGCTGCCGCGGCCCGAGGACTGCCCTCAGGACATCTACAATGTCATGCTGCAATGCTGGGCGCACAAGCCCGAGGACCGGCCCACCTTCGTGGCCCTGCGCGACTTCTTGCTGGAG GCCCAGCCCACGGACATGAGGGCCCTGCAGGACGTGGAAGAGCCGGAGAAGCTGCACATCCAGATGAACGACGTCATCACAGTCATCGAGGGCAG GGCTGAGAATTATTGGTGGCGGGGTCAGAATAAGAGGACCCTTAAAGTGGGGCAGTTCCCCCGAAACACAGTGACCTCCGTGGCAGGGCTGTCGGCCCACGACATCAGCCAGCCGCTAAAAAACAGCTTCATCCACACTGGCCATGGAGACACCAACTCCCAGCACTGCTGGGGCTTCCCCGATAAGATCGATGA GCTGTACCTGGGAAACCCCATGGACCCTCCCGATGTGCTAGGCGTGGACCTGAACGCAGCCAGACCCACCCAGCTCCCGGGCCGGGCGAAAA GGGAGCCACCACCTCGGCCACCACAGCCGGCCATTCTCCTTTCGA AGCCCTCGTACGACCCCGTCAGCGGGGAGGACGACTCCCTCTCCACGGGCCTCAAGCGGCTGTGCCTGAGGAAGCCGGGCCCCCCGAAGGGGCTGAAGCTGGTGAAGCCTTCAGCCTGGGTGTCGGGCACCAAGGTGGGCGAGCGGCAGCCGAGCCGGGCCAAGGGCGGGGGCACCTCCTGTGGCGAGGCGCCCCTGATCGACTTTGGGGACgagcctccccccaccgccccctcgCCAGTCGGGGAGCTGGGCGCCCCCTCCCTCGCCAGGCTGGCCATGGAGGCTTTCTCCCTGCTGGACAAGACGCCCCCCCAGAGCCCCACACAAGCACTGCCCcggcccctccaccccaccccggtGGTGGACTGGGACGCACGGCCCCTGCCCCCGCCGCCGGCCTATGACGACGTGGCCCAGGACGAGACCGACTTCGAGGTGTGCTCCATAAACAGCGTggaggggctggcggggcggCCGGCCTGGGCCGAGGACGAGAAGGCAGCGGGGGAGTGGGGCTCGGCGCCGCTGGAGGACAACCTCTTCCTGCCGCCCCACGGGGCCAAGCAGCCGAGCCTGGCGCAGACTACCGAGatcttccaggagctgcagcaggaatGCATGAAGCGGCTGCACGTGCCCCAGGGCCCCGGCGAGGACAAGCCGCAGATCCCGCCCCGCGTGCCCATCCCGCCCCGGCCCCTGCGGAGGAACGAGCCCGGCCGCTGGTCGGGGGAGCTGTCCCCGGCCTCGGGGGGTGAGGAAGACCGGCCGCCCCAGATCCCGCCCCGCGACCCCTTGTCCCAGCCCACCTCCAGGACTCCCAGCCCCATGGCACTGCAGGTGGGCTCCCCGCAGCAAAGGGCCAGCCTCTGCTCCCCCTTGGCCCTGGCTGCCTGCCTCTCCACCTCCCCGGGCAAGGCCATGCCCACCACGCAGAGCTTCGCCTCCGACCCCAAGTACGCCACGCCCAAGGTCATCCTGGCGCAGGACAAGGACAGCGCCAGGGGCCCCTGCATCCTGCCCATTGTCAAGGACGGCCGGAAGGTGAGCAACACCCACTACTACCTGCTGCCCGAGCGCCCAGCCTACCTGCACAAGTACGAGAAGTTCTTCAaggaagcccagagccctgaggaGCCGGCGCCCCGCGTGGTCAGCACCGCCACCGTCCGGCCCAGGGTGCAGCAGTCCAACTGCTCGGCCAACAACAGCAACCCCGGCCCCCGGGGGGCGCTCAGGGCCTCCTGCAGCGTCCAGACCATCATCTACGACAGCAGCGATGGCTGCCGGGCCGCCGAGAAAGTGCAGCTG GTGCAAGAGATGGTGCACGGCGTGACCACCGAGGAGTGCCAGGCCGCCCTGCAGAACCATGGCTGGAGCGTCCAGCGGGCCATCCAGTATCTGAAG